In a genomic window of Alphaproteobacteria bacterium:
- a CDS encoding TrkH family potassium uptake protein, with protein sequence MVHFASIFYLIGWLLLILSGFSIFPAAIDFFRGCDDYKVYLFSGVVMVFLGALFIFSTRSEEELEFDKRDSFVLTVMAWLLVIIFSAIPFLLAGYNFSCTDSFFETVSGLTTTGATVLVKLDQMPWGILLWRSILQWLGGIGIVVMALTVLTEMRIGGMELFQTESSEKSEKFLPRVAQIAKIIFWVYLILTVLCFACLWACGMTWFDALCHSFTTVSTGGFSTHDASITFFNSFKIEGILTVFMFLGGITQLSFIHLWDGRWKKFFEDSQFQSYTKILFAAVLALIAWKLIYKNEEEPLTIIVKTLFNLTSIMTTTGFESTDYTAWGGFAIILVFFLPFIGGSTGSTSGGIKVFRCQVLWEVAVNQLRKIRRPHGIYLPKYNGREISKEGFNSVSAFFIFFLISFAMLALILAFLGLDAMTALSASASMLTNVGPGIGEVIGPTKTYTHLTDSVKWVLMVGMLLGRLELLTLYVLFLKSFWKD encoded by the coding sequence ATGGTTCATTTTGCCTCAATCTTTTACCTTATTGGATGGCTACTTCTTATTCTTTCTGGATTTAGTATTTTTCCAGCAGCTATAGATTTTTTCCGGGGATGTGACGACTATAAAGTTTATCTTTTTTCGGGCGTCGTTATGGTGTTTTTGGGGGCACTTTTTATTTTTTCGACCAGGTCTGAAGAAGAACTGGAATTTGATAAGCGAGATTCCTTTGTTCTGACAGTTATGGCCTGGCTTTTGGTGATTATCTTTTCAGCTATCCCCTTTCTGCTGGCGGGATATAATTTTTCTTGTACGGATTCGTTTTTTGAAACCGTATCCGGGCTTACCACCACAGGGGCGACGGTTCTGGTAAAATTAGATCAAATGCCCTGGGGAATTCTGCTGTGGCGCTCTATTTTACAATGGCTGGGGGGCATTGGAATCGTGGTGATGGCCTTAACCGTTTTGACGGAAATGCGTATTGGGGGGATGGAACTTTTTCAAACAGAATCTTCCGAAAAATCGGAAAAATTTCTGCCGCGCGTCGCCCAAATTGCTAAGATTATTTTTTGGGTGTACTTAATTTTAACAGTACTGTGTTTCGCCTGTTTATGGGCTTGTGGTATGACTTGGTTTGATGCCCTATGCCACAGTTTTACGACCGTTTCAACGGGGGGATTTTCTACCCATGATGCTTCAATCACCTTTTTCAACAGTTTTAAAATTGAAGGAATTTTAACAGTTTTCATGTTCTTGGGTGGGATCACGCAGCTTTCCTTTATTCATCTTTGGGATGGCCGATGGAAAAAATTCTTTGAAGATTCTCAATTTCAATCCTATACGAAAATTTTATTTGCAGCGGTTTTAGCCTTAATTGCCTGGAAATTGATTTATAAGAATGAGGAAGAACCCCTAACGATTATCGTCAAAACCTTGTTCAACTTAACCTCTATCATGACGACCACGGGTTTTGAGTCAACGGATTACACGGCCTGGGGAGGGTTTGCCATTATTTTGGTTTTCTTTTTGCCCTTTATTGGGGGATCAACAGGATCTACCAGCGGCGGCATCAAAGTATTTAGGTGTCAGGTTTTATGGGAAGTGGCTGTGAACCAGCTTCGAAAAATTCGACGCCCCCATGGAATTTATTTACCAAAGTATAACGGGCGCGAAATTTCAAAAGAAGGTTTCAATTCAGTCAGCGCCTTCTTTATCTTCTTTTTAATTTCTTTTGCCATGCTTGCTTTGATTTTAGCATTTTTAGGGTTGGACGCTATGACGGCTTTATCTGCATCAGCCTCTATGCTAACGAACGTAGGGCCAGGAATTGGCGAAGTGATTGGACCCACAAAAACTTATACTCATCTTACAGATAGTGTAAAGTGGGTTCTGATGGTTGGCATGCTTTTGGGGCGTCTAGAACTTTTGACCTTATATGTTCTGTTCTTGAAGTCTTTCTGGAAGGATTAA
- the apaG gene encoding Co2+/Mg2+ efflux protein ApaG, which produces MQNTSIEVIAEPTYLENESEPHSSQFVWSYQVTILNRSDESVKLRRRHWKITDSKGGIHEIKGKGVIGIEPILRPGEKFSYTSGAMLNTPSGIMAGVYEMERLSGGRFKVTIPTFSLDSPHEKVFLN; this is translated from the coding sequence ATGCAAAATACATCTATAGAAGTTATCGCTGAACCTACGTACTTAGAGAACGAGTCTGAGCCTCATTCTTCCCAGTTCGTATGGTCTTACCAGGTTACTATTTTGAATCGTAGTGACGAGTCCGTTAAACTGAGGCGTCGCCACTGGAAAATCACCGACTCAAAAGGCGGAATTCATGAAATCAAAGGCAAGGGCGTTATTGGTATTGAGCCCATTTTAAGGCCAGGTGAAAAGTTTTCTTACACTAGCGGGGCTATGCTGAATACGCCGTCAGGCATTATGGCAGGCGTTTATGAAATGGAACGCTTGTCGGGGGGGCGCTTTAAGGTTACCATCCCAACTTTTTCTTTGGACAGCCCTCATGAGAAAGTTTTTTTGAATTAA
- the rpmI gene encoding 50S ribosomal protein L35 yields MPKMKTNSSAKKRFKLTASGKVKGTPAGKNHFRRNRSARMIRDSRGTMVLSDRDALAVLRLLPNS; encoded by the coding sequence ATGCCAAAAATGAAAACAAATAGCAGTGCCAAGAAGCGCTTCAAGTTGACGGCTTCTGGTAAAGTAAAGGGAACCCCTGCTGGGAAGAATCACTTTCGGCGCAATCGTAGCGCACGAATGATTCGCGACTCTCGGGGGACTATGGTGCTAAGCGATAGAGACGCCTTAGCTGTTCTGAGATTATTACCCAATAGTTAA
- the rplT gene encoding 50S ribosomal protein L20 codes for MARVKRGVFSRARRKKILDQSKGFRGRSKNCFRIAVERLEKSLQYAYRDRRNRKRQFRALWIQRINAAVRLYGLTYSQFIGGLKKAEIDMDRKVLSDLAIHEKAAFKDIVDKARAAL; via the coding sequence ATGGCTCGTGTAAAAAGAGGTGTCTTTTCCCGCGCAAGGCGCAAAAAGATTTTAGATCAATCCAAAGGTTTTAGAGGGCGTTCTAAGAATTGTTTTAGAATTGCCGTTGAACGTCTTGAAAAAAGTTTGCAATACGCATACCGGGATCGTCGCAATAGAAAAAGACAATTCCGCGCTTTGTGGATTCAGCGTATTAACGCGGCGGTTCGTCTTTATGGACTGACCTATTCCCAATTTATCGGTGGCTTGAAAAAGGCTGAAATCGATATGGACCGTAAAGTTCTATCTGATTTGGCGATTCATGAAAAAGCTGCGTTTAAGGATATCGTGGACAAGGCCCGCGCTGCCCTATAA
- a CDS encoding ABC transporter ATP-binding protein gives MSVFKFILQSLMPFKWKLLGTAFICVVWATDLSLTPYIIKTIIDRIQFLAPHQAYEALFWPAIAYVALRTTVVFGFRVYEYIGIYIYPPLKRHLGKILMERMMQHSHQMYQNQFAGSLGNKMKDVISGVPDLVECIIDRFFAYGMAMLIAIGTLWTVNVKFALLLTVWIVVSLIVTLLFGWAGSKFNKAASEQSSKVVGTIVDTISNMMNVRLFAAIPQERKILNHELNHSVKAEQLRNGWFLKMFIVLGISFVTYEGSTLFLLVKGFKEGHITAGDFALILSIGMSIAHCLWDTNKAIYISTKYYGQISQGLNVVLLPIDIQDKPGTEQLTITRGEIVFDKVKFQYDDTQELFQDNSVIIKGGEKVGLVGYSGSGKSTFVNLILRLFDVKNGCILIDGQDIQEVTQDSLHEAIGMIPQDPVLFHRSLLENIRYGKLMASDAEVMQAAKRGHAHDFIENLPQKYEALVGERGVKLSGGQRQRIAIARAILKNAPILILDEATSQLDSVTEIDIQDSLWELMQGKTTIVIAHRLSTLLKMDRLMVFDQGKIVESGTHKELLAKKGMYKALWDAQVGGFLPDNID, from the coding sequence ATGTCCGTGTTTAAGTTTATTTTACAGTCTTTAATGCCCTTTAAGTGGAAACTTTTGGGAACAGCTTTTATTTGTGTCGTATGGGCCACAGACTTATCTTTAACACCCTACATCATCAAAACAATTATTGATCGAATCCAGTTTTTGGCCCCTCATCAAGCTTATGAAGCTTTATTTTGGCCAGCCATTGCTTATGTGGCTTTGCGCACTACGGTTGTATTTGGATTTCGTGTTTACGAATATATTGGAATTTATATTTATCCCCCCCTAAAGCGCCACCTGGGAAAAATTCTGATGGAAAGAATGATGCAGCATTCCCATCAGATGTATCAAAACCAATTTGCGGGTAGTTTAGGAAATAAAATGAAAGATGTGATCAGTGGTGTTCCTGATCTTGTGGAATGTATTATTGATCGGTTTTTTGCCTATGGGATGGCCATGCTGATTGCTATTGGAACCTTATGGACTGTGAATGTTAAGTTTGCCCTTTTGCTAACTGTTTGGATTGTTGTTTCCCTTATTGTTACTCTTTTGTTTGGCTGGGCGGGTAGCAAATTCAATAAAGCAGCCTCTGAACAAAGCTCAAAAGTTGTCGGCACGATTGTTGATACCATCAGCAATATGATGAATGTCCGCTTGTTTGCGGCTATTCCTCAGGAACGCAAAATTCTAAACCATGAATTAAATCATTCCGTCAAAGCAGAACAACTGCGCAATGGTTGGTTCCTGAAAATGTTTATTGTTTTAGGCATCAGCTTTGTTACCTACGAAGGCAGCACCCTCTTCCTATTAGTAAAGGGATTTAAAGAAGGTCATATTACGGCGGGGGATTTTGCCTTAATCTTAAGTATTGGTATGTCCATTGCTCACTGTTTGTGGGATACAAACAAGGCCATTTATATTTCGACAAAATACTATGGCCAAATTTCCCAAGGACTTAACGTTGTTCTGTTACCCATTGATATTCAAGATAAACCTGGGACTGAACAGTTAACAATCACAAGAGGAGAAATTGTTTTTGATAAGGTTAAATTTCAATACGACGATACGCAGGAATTGTTCCAAGATAATTCCGTAATCATTAAGGGTGGCGAAAAGGTTGGTCTTGTTGGGTATTCAGGCAGCGGAAAATCAACCTTTGTGAATTTAATTTTGCGTTTGTTTGATGTAAAAAATGGATGTATTTTAATTGATGGGCAAGATATTCAAGAAGTAACCCAAGATTCCCTTCATGAAGCCATTGGGATGATTCCTCAGGACCCGGTTTTATTTCATCGAAGCCTGCTTGAAAATATTCGTTATGGTAAGTTAATGGCCTCCGATGCAGAGGTTATGCAAGCAGCTAAGCGCGGCCATGCGCACGATTTTATCGAAAATCTACCTCAAAAGTATGAAGCCTTAGTGGGGGAACGGGGTGTTAAACTTTCCGGCGGGCAACGGCAACGGATTGCCATTGCACGAGCTATTTTGAAAAATGCACCCATTTTGATTTTGGATGAGGCCACCTCTCAGCTCGATTCTGTAACGGAAATAGATATTCAAGACTCTCTATGGGAATTGATGCAAGGCAAAACAACGATTGTGATTGCTCATCGACTATCGACCCTTTTGAAAATGGATCGCCTAATGGTT